The Streptomyces sp. NBC_00286 nucleotide sequence GTGGTCAGCCGGACGGCCCCTTCGCTGCCGGGGGCGGCCTTCGCCTGCTGGTCGGCGATGCGTACGTAGGCACGTAGGCGACGTTCCTGCGCCGCGAGATTCCGCCGGGCCTCGGCGGGGGCATGCCGCCGGGCCTCGGCGAGGGTGGCGAAGGCCTCGTCACGCGCCTGGACATAGCTGCTGCGCTCCGTCGTGTCGCCGGTGAGCAGATAGGTGCGTACAGAACGGTGCATATGGGCCGCACGATCGTGCACGTCGTGGTTTTCGCGTACTACAGGCGCCAGTTGACCGACGATCTCATCGTGCAGCCTGTCCGCCATTCTGGCGGTGATCAGTGCGCCCGCTCCGACGAGAAGGAGCAGCACGATCAGAAGTCCGAAGGTCGCGGTGAGCCGGCGTGCCACACCGCGCCGCTTGGTGGTGGTCCTCAATGCCGATCACCGCCCTCCCGGAACTGTTCGGGCGTGCCGAATCCGCTGCGCATCATCGGGCCCCACTCCACCCCTGCGGGGGCCGTGCCGCCCGGATCCGTACCTCGATGTCGGTGTCCTCGCGCAGCGCAGGGGCCACCTCGGCGGCCCGGGAAATGGTGCCGGTCACGCCGAGCGCCTTGGCGATGGTCAGCAGGCTCAGCATCAGTACGAAGGCCGGCAGGCACAGCGGTGCCCAGGTGACGACGGCGGTGTTGATCACCGATCGACCCGGGTGAGCATCGCGGTGACCCGGCTGGACAGTTCGCGGGGGCTGAAGGGCTTGATGATGTAGTCGTCGGCGCCTGCCGCGAAGCCCAGTTCGACGTCTCCCTCCTGGGACCGGGCGGTGATCAGGATGACGGGCAGCGAGGCGGTTTCGGGCGCGGAGCGGACCTCCCGGCAGACGTCCAGTCCCGACATCCCCGGCATGCGTATGTCGAGGAGTACGAG carries:
- a CDS encoding response regulator transcription factor → MARVLIADDDADIRDLVAFKLVQSGHQVTAVEDGMAALRVVREQPLDLVLLDIRMPGMSGLDVCREVRSAPETASLPVILITARSQEGDVELGFAAGADDYIIKPFSPRELSSRVTAMLTRVDR